A region from the Achromobacter seleniivolatilans genome encodes:
- a CDS encoding TerC family protein has translation MEWLLDPAAWVGLLTLVVLEIVLGIDNLIFIAILADKLPPAQRDRARIMGLSLALIMRLGLLSVMSWLVTLTTPLFSIGPLSPSGRDLILMVGGFFLLFKGTMELHERLEGGQHMGSSGPRVYASFWVIVTQIVVLDAVFSLDSVITAVGMVDHLAIMMIAVIIAIGIMLLASKPLTRFVNAHPTVVVLCLGFLLMIGFSLLAESFGFKVPKGYLYAAIGFSVAIEALNQVARRNLLKLDARRPMRERTASAVLRMLGKRPPASDEPDLPHAGPSVPAFGVEERNMVSGVLTLAERSIRSIMTPRTDVSWVNIDDDPEVIRRQLTEAPHSFFPVCRGSLDEVLGIARAKDLVADLITEGRVRRNRLRDPIIVHEAIGILRLMDTLKRSRGQLVLVADEFGAIEGLVTPIDVFEAIAGEFPDEDELPDIVADGDNTWKIDGAADLHHVEQVLETEGLVDEAQEFSTLAGYLLSRFGHLPKPGDVCEYEIHHEHFRFEVLEMDGRRIALVRVEKRRHEPLSDEASLAND, from the coding sequence ATGGAGTGGCTGCTAGACCCCGCTGCGTGGGTCGGCTTGCTTACCCTGGTCGTCCTTGAGATCGTCCTGGGCATTGATAACCTGATTTTCATCGCCATCCTGGCAGACAAGCTGCCCCCTGCGCAACGCGATCGCGCGCGCATCATGGGCTTGAGCCTGGCGTTGATCATGCGCCTTGGCCTGTTGTCGGTCATGTCGTGGCTGGTCACCTTGACCACCCCCTTGTTCTCCATCGGTCCGCTGTCCCCTTCGGGACGCGACCTGATCCTGATGGTGGGTGGCTTCTTCCTGCTGTTCAAAGGCACGATGGAACTGCACGAGCGTCTGGAGGGCGGCCAGCATATGGGCTCGTCCGGGCCGCGCGTGTACGCCAGTTTCTGGGTGATCGTGACGCAGATCGTGGTGCTGGACGCCGTGTTCTCGCTGGACTCGGTGATTACCGCCGTCGGTATGGTGGACCACCTGGCCATCATGATGATTGCTGTCATCATCGCCATTGGCATCATGCTGCTGGCGTCCAAGCCTTTGACGCGTTTCGTCAACGCCCACCCGACCGTGGTGGTGCTGTGCCTGGGCTTCCTGCTGATGATCGGCTTTTCGCTGCTGGCTGAATCGTTTGGCTTCAAGGTGCCCAAGGGTTACCTGTACGCGGCCATCGGTTTCTCGGTGGCGATCGAAGCGCTGAACCAGGTCGCGCGCCGCAATCTGCTCAAGCTGGATGCCCGCCGTCCCATGCGTGAACGCACGGCCTCGGCTGTGCTGCGCATGTTGGGCAAGCGGCCGCCGGCCAGCGATGAACCCGATCTGCCGCATGCAGGCCCGTCGGTGCCCGCTTTCGGGGTCGAAGAAAGAAATATGGTCAGTGGGGTGCTGACGCTTGCCGAACGCTCCATCCGGTCGATCATGACGCCCCGCACGGACGTGTCGTGGGTCAATATCGATGACGACCCGGAAGTCATCCGCCGTCAGCTGACCGAAGCGCCGCACAGCTTTTTCCCGGTCTGCCGGGGTTCGCTTGACGAGGTGCTGGGCATCGCGCGCGCCAAAGATCTGGTGGCCGACCTGATCACCGAGGGCCGCGTGCGCCGCAATCGCCTGCGTGACCCCATCATCGTGCACGAAGCCATCGGTATCCTGCGCTTGATGGATACGCTCAAGCGTTCGCGCGGCCAACTGGTGCTGGTCGCCGATGAGTTCGGCGCCATTGAAGGCTTGGTTACGCCTATCGACGTGTTCGAGGCAATTGCCGGCGAGTTCCCCGATGAGGATGAACTGCCCGATATTGTGGCCGATGGCGACAACACCTGGAAGATCGATGGTGCAGCCGACCTGCATCATGTAGAACAGGTATTGGAAACCGAAGGCTTGGTCGACGAGGCCCAGGAATTTTCAACCTTGGCGGGCTATTTGCTGTCGCGCTTTGGACACCTGCCCAAACCGGGCGATGTCTGCGAGTACGAAATCCACCATGAGCATTTCCGTTTTGAAGTGCTGGAAATGGATGGCCGCCGCATTGCGCTGGTGCGCGTCGAGAAGCGTCGCCACGAGCCGCTTTCCGATGAAGCATCGCTTGCCAACGACTAA